A window of the Cellvibrio sp. pealriver genome harbors these coding sequences:
- a CDS encoding ATP-binding protein: MNAFFSSQHLTRYATGLAIWGIGWCLLLLLDSHFDVANLGLVLVLISAIGALWLPLSLTLAISLVAVMAFNWNFVPPRGTFAIDLHQHAFLLLALVVVNLIVAGLMVSLREQTRRARAHAEAADALRRWGDQLRDTKAPVELLDELQKQLTQLSGFPVVMLIDSVSGTTHLSTDPAQLTREQSDALRHCKESNQAIGPGSGRYQELLNLYLPLRGKNQAGGAVMLDASLIQQHDVFAQAQALCDQMGAALERQKIVEDEQRARDQVQSQNLRNTFLAAISHDYRTPLATIMTSASSLIEQNERLSFEARQQLTQRILDEADRLRRQTSNMLQLARLDGIQAVGAAIKADWQSAEDIIGSVLQRIPADHQTQIETYIQTDLPLLWGDALLLTQLLENLIDNAIKYGPKEGAIKLIARVDQQMLVLAVEDQGRGIAQNDFEQLLENFQRGDHRQSGAGVGLALCRAIVRAHGGEFVHCITAQGACFECRLPVHTQPAISGEV, translated from the coding sequence ATGAACGCCTTCTTTTCATCACAACACCTGACACGCTATGCGACAGGCCTTGCCATCTGGGGGATTGGATGGTGCCTGTTGCTGTTGTTGGATTCGCATTTCGATGTTGCCAATCTGGGTTTGGTGTTGGTGCTTATCTCCGCCATTGGCGCGCTCTGGTTGCCGTTGAGCCTTACCCTCGCCATCAGTCTGGTAGCGGTGATGGCGTTTAACTGGAATTTCGTTCCACCGCGCGGCACCTTTGCAATCGATCTTCACCAGCATGCGTTTTTGTTGTTGGCGTTAGTGGTCGTCAACCTGATTGTGGCGGGCTTGATGGTATCGCTGCGCGAGCAAACCCGCCGTGCACGCGCCCATGCTGAGGCGGCTGATGCGTTGCGACGGTGGGGGGATCAACTGCGCGATACGAAAGCGCCCGTCGAATTGCTGGATGAGTTGCAAAAACAACTGACACAGCTGAGCGGATTTCCTGTTGTTATGTTGATCGATAGCGTCAGTGGCACCACGCATTTATCAACCGACCCGGCACAATTAACGCGTGAGCAATCTGATGCTTTGCGCCACTGCAAAGAGAGTAACCAGGCCATTGGCCCAGGCAGCGGCCGCTATCAGGAATTGTTAAATCTCTATTTGCCGTTGCGCGGAAAAAATCAGGCGGGTGGTGCGGTGATGCTTGATGCAAGCTTAATTCAGCAGCATGACGTGTTTGCTCAGGCGCAAGCCTTGTGTGATCAAATGGGAGCTGCACTGGAGCGCCAGAAAATTGTGGAAGATGAGCAGCGCGCGCGCGATCAAGTGCAATCGCAAAATTTGCGCAATACCTTTCTCGCCGCTATTTCTCACGATTACCGCACGCCACTTGCGACTATTATGACTTCTGCTTCGTCGCTCATCGAACAGAATGAGCGCTTGTCATTTGAAGCGCGCCAACAATTAACGCAGCGTATTTTGGATGAAGCTGATCGCCTGCGTCGCCAGACCAGCAATATGTTACAGCTCGCGCGTTTAGATGGCATTCAAGCGGTTGGTGCTGCGATTAAAGCGGATTGGCAATCAGCGGAAGACATTATTGGCAGTGTCTTACAGCGTATACCTGCAGATCATCAAACGCAGATTGAAACCTACATTCAAACGGATTTGCCGTTACTGTGGGGCGATGCTCTATTGTTAACGCAGCTGCTGGAAAACTTAATCGATAATGCCATTAAGTACGGTCCTAAAGAGGGCGCAATAAAATTGATAGCACGCGTGGATCAGCAAATGCTGGTGCTTGCAGTAGAAGATCAAGGCAGAGGAATTGCGCAAAACGATTTTGAACAACTGTTGGAAAATTTTCAGCGTGGCGATCATCGGCAATCAGGCGCTGGTGTTGGGCTGGCTCTGTGCCGAGCCATAGTGCGCGCGCATGGCGGAGAATTTGTGCATTGCATTACTGCACAGGGGGCGTGCTTTGAA
- a CDS encoding Rho-binding antiterminator, which produces MISCNQHDYIEIVCMYRYPIKLTLITGDTLEGIALDTQRNDHKEECLKIDIKGVEELVVLEHIKTLEVLVENPHLQKIGFQ; this is translated from the coding sequence ATGATCAGTTGTAATCAGCACGATTACATCGAAATAGTGTGCATGTACCGCTACCCCATCAAACTCACACTAATAACGGGTGATACACTGGAAGGCATTGCGCTGGACACCCAGCGCAATGATCACAAGGAAGAATGCTTAAAAATAGATATAAAAGGTGTTGAAGAGTTAGTGGTGCTGGAGCACATCAAAACACTGGAAGTGCTGGTAGAAAATCCGCATCTACAAAAAATCGGTTTCCAATAA
- the cobU gene encoding bifunctional adenosylcobinamide kinase/adenosylcobinamide-phosphate guanylyltransferase has protein sequence MIELILGGARSGKSRHAEARAQASNKSVLYIATATALDDEMAARIAHHQQQRPQHWQLLECPLTLSEALAQEAQKDQLILVDCLTLWLNNQLFHYPQQDFSKLYDELLSSIANAKADIIFVANEVGLGIIPLGEISRTFVDEAGRLNQRVAQAADKVFFIAAGLPLQLKGD, from the coding sequence ATGATTGAACTCATTCTTGGCGGTGCACGTTCCGGAAAATCACGCCATGCAGAAGCGCGTGCGCAAGCATCCAACAAATCAGTGTTGTATATCGCCACCGCAACCGCGCTGGACGATGAAATGGCCGCGCGCATTGCGCATCACCAACAACAACGGCCGCAACATTGGCAACTGCTTGAATGCCCATTAACGTTAAGTGAAGCGCTTGCACAGGAAGCGCAAAAAGACCAACTCATTTTGGTGGATTGCTTAACGCTGTGGTTGAACAACCAGTTGTTTCATTATCCGCAACAAGATTTTTCCAAGCTATACGATGAATTGCTTTCCAGCATCGCCAATGCAAAAGCCGATATTATTTTTGTCGCCAACGAAGTGGGCTTGGGCATTATTCCATTAGGCGAAATCAGCCGCACATTTGTCGATGAAGCCGGGCGGTTAAACCAACGCGTTGCACAAGCAGCCGACAAGGTATTTTTTATCGCCGCAGGCCTGCCACTGCAACTCAAAGGTGATTAA
- the cobT gene encoding nicotinate-nucleotide--dimethylbenzimidazole phosphoribosyltransferase yields the protein MTFDWQADWQIAPVNRAASADIQQHIDQKTKPLGALGQLEQLALQIALVQGRKRLSIERPLMLVFAADHGIADEGVSIAPSSVTQQMVQNFLAGGAAINCFCRTNHLPLKVIDAGIKYEIKPAPSALILQRIAAGTRNFANEPAMTVAQAQHALRLGKELAEAEIAAGSNLLAFGEMGIGNSSSAAAILAAVSGEAVERCVGLGTGINPEQLTKKIALVTQAVARIEDKSPLTILCEVGGFEIAQICGAMLATAQAGRLIVVDGFIVTAAALLAVQFNPNARDYMIFAHESEEAGHQLMLRLLDAKPLLNLGLRLGEGTGAALAMPIIQAAVSFYNQMATFESAGVKV from the coding sequence ATGACGTTTGATTGGCAAGCCGACTGGCAGATCGCACCGGTAAACCGCGCTGCCAGCGCCGATATCCAGCAGCACATCGACCAAAAAACCAAACCACTGGGCGCACTCGGCCAACTGGAGCAACTCGCACTGCAGATTGCGCTTGTGCAAGGGCGCAAGCGGTTAAGTATCGAGCGCCCACTGATGCTGGTATTCGCCGCCGACCACGGTATTGCCGACGAAGGCGTAAGCATCGCCCCCAGCAGCGTCACCCAGCAAATGGTGCAAAATTTTTTAGCCGGTGGAGCTGCCATCAACTGTTTTTGCCGCACCAATCATTTGCCGTTAAAAGTGATTGATGCCGGCATAAAATACGAAATAAAACCCGCGCCTTCTGCATTGATTCTGCAACGCATTGCCGCCGGTACGCGCAACTTTGCCAATGAACCAGCGATGACAGTAGCGCAAGCACAACACGCGCTCAGGCTCGGAAAAGAATTGGCCGAAGCAGAAATAGCGGCGGGCTCTAATTTATTGGCATTCGGTGAAATGGGCATTGGCAACAGCAGCTCTGCCGCCGCCATTCTTGCCGCCGTCAGTGGCGAAGCGGTTGAGCGTTGCGTTGGCCTTGGCACTGGTATCAATCCAGAACAGCTCACCAAAAAAATTGCACTAGTAACGCAAGCGGTTGCGCGTATTGAAGATAAATCGCCACTCACTATTTTGTGTGAAGTGGGCGGTTTTGAAATCGCGCAAATTTGCGGTGCCATGCTCGCCACGGCGCAAGCGGGCCGTTTGATTGTGGTGGATGGGTTTATCGTCACGGCGGCTGCATTACTCGCTGTGCAATTTAACCCTAACGCGCGCGACTACATGATTTTCGCGCATGAATCGGAAGAAGCAGGTCATCAACTAATGCTGCGTTTGTTGGATGCAAAACCGTTATTAAATTTGGGATTGCGTTTAGGCGAAGGAACCGGTGCTGCGCTTGCAATGCCAATTATCCAGGCCGCCGTGAGTTTTTATAATCAGATGGCGACGTTTGAGAGCGCAGGTGTAAAAGTGTAA
- a CDS encoding amino acid aminotransferase: MFEVLPLLPNDPILGLSIAYANDTNPQKVDLGVGVYKNDAGVTPIMKAVAEAEKLRIQRDTTKAYTPPAGVPGANEVSTRLVFGAVHAAVEAGRVRTVQAPGGCGALRVAAELIQRAKPGANLWVSTPTWANHIPLLGSAGLKLREYPYYDYASHSIDFVAMMATINEIPRGDLVLLHACCHNPSGADLTRAQWDQVADVLVERGIIPFVDMAYQGFGEGLEEDAYGLRMLANRVPEMIVANSFSKNFGLYRERAASLSLVFADTQQADAGFSQLLNVARGIYSMPPAHGSTIVDIILHSDELTQMWQSELTQMRQRIAGLRSHLVESLNGLQQARDFSFIAQERGMFSFLGLTVEQVRKLKSDYSIYMTDTSRISVAGLTTEKMDYVAKAIVAVL, encoded by the coding sequence ATGTTTGAAGTTCTGCCTTTATTGCCCAACGACCCGATCCTCGGGTTGAGTATCGCCTACGCAAATGACACTAATCCGCAAAAAGTGGATTTGGGCGTGGGCGTGTACAAGAACGATGCAGGCGTGACCCCGATTATGAAAGCCGTGGCCGAAGCGGAAAAACTGCGTATCCAGCGCGATACCACCAAAGCCTACACCCCGCCAGCGGGTGTTCCGGGTGCGAATGAAGTGTCTACTCGTTTGGTATTTGGCGCAGTGCATGCGGCGGTAGAAGCAGGGCGCGTGCGCACCGTGCAAGCCCCCGGTGGCTGTGGTGCCTTGCGTGTGGCGGCGGAGCTGATCCAACGCGCAAAACCCGGTGCAAACCTGTGGGTGAGCACACCGACCTGGGCAAACCACATCCCTTTACTGGGCAGCGCCGGTTTGAAGCTGCGCGAATATCCTTACTACGACTACGCCAGCCACAGCATTGATTTTGTGGCGATGATGGCGACTATCAACGAAATTCCACGCGGCGATTTGGTGTTGCTGCACGCCTGCTGCCACAACCCCAGCGGTGCGGATTTAACCCGCGCGCAATGGGATCAAGTGGCCGATGTACTGGTTGAGCGCGGCATCATTCCGTTTGTGGACATGGCCTACCAGGGCTTTGGTGAGGGCTTGGAGGAAGACGCTTATGGCCTGCGCATGTTGGCGAATCGCGTGCCGGAAATGATCGTCGCCAACTCCTTCTCCAAAAACTTTGGTTTATACCGCGAGCGCGCGGCCAGCCTGAGTTTGGTATTTGCCGATACCCAGCAAGCTGATGCCGGTTTTAGCCAATTGCTGAACGTCGCGCGCGGTATCTACTCCATGCCCCCAGCCCACGGCTCGACGATTGTCGACATCATCCTGCACAGCGATGAGTTGACCCAGATGTGGCAAAGCGAACTCACCCAAATGCGCCAACGCATCGCCGGTTTGCGCAGCCATTTGGTGGAATCGCTGAACGGATTGCAGCAAGCGCGCGATTTCAGTTTTATCGCCCAAGAGCGCGGCATGTTCTCGTTTTTAGGCTTGACCGTTGAGCAGGTGCGCAAATTAAAAAGCGATTACAGCATTTACATGACCGACACCAGCCGCATCAGTGTGGCGGGTTTGACTACCGAAAAAATGGATTACGTCGCCAAGGCGATTGTGGCGGTGCTGTAG
- a CDS encoding type II toxin-antitoxin system VapC family toxin — protein MYLIDTNVISELRKTGNNINQGVKAFFTQAALSDTPIYISVITIGELRRGIELIRHRGDVMQSQKLELWLNHVIEEYQDHILEFSQEAAQVWGALRVPNHENALDKQIAATALVYDLYVVTRNYDDFKSTGVKVINPFS, from the coding sequence ATGTATTTAATTGATACCAATGTAATTAGTGAGCTTCGTAAGACAGGTAATAATATTAATCAAGGTGTGAAAGCATTTTTCACGCAAGCAGCGCTGAGCGACACACCTATATACATTAGCGTTATTACGATTGGTGAATTACGCAGAGGCATTGAGTTGATTCGGCATCGTGGTGATGTGATGCAAAGCCAGAAACTGGAACTGTGGCTTAATCATGTGATTGAGGAGTATCAAGATCACATTCTGGAATTCTCGCAAGAGGCAGCGCAGGTATGGGGAGCGCTGCGCGTCCCTAATCATGAGAATGCATTGGACAAACAGATAGCGGCGACGGCACTTGTTTATGACCTTTACGTAGTGACAAGAAATTATGATGACTTTAAAAGCACCGGCGTAAAGGTGATTAATCCTTTTAGCTAA
- a CDS encoding histidine phosphatase family protein, whose protein sequence is MNNRIITLIRHGKVDGPAALYGATDIPLSATGHNDLTRTLQHLHSHSRINHLISSPRIRCLQVAQEFSIQHKILLHVDENLQEMDFGIWDGVPFDELGDEWNNIEAFWHSPHSMQPPQGESLTDFAARVITGWESLMNNPKSGHSAIICHGGVIRILIAHILQLDWRNPALFKQLQIDYASCTRIEVGNFKGALPLIKWIGRQENS, encoded by the coding sequence GTGAACAACCGCATCATCACCCTTATACGCCACGGAAAAGTCGATGGCCCCGCTGCGCTTTATGGTGCAACCGATATTCCGTTGAGTGCAACCGGCCATAACGATTTAACCCGTACATTGCAACACCTGCATTCGCATAGCCGCATAAATCACCTCATCAGCTCACCGCGAATTCGCTGCCTGCAAGTCGCGCAAGAATTTTCTATACAGCATAAAATTCTGCTGCACGTTGATGAAAATTTACAAGAAATGGATTTTGGTATTTGGGATGGAGTCCCATTTGATGAACTGGGCGATGAATGGAACAACATCGAAGCCTTCTGGCATTCCCCCCACAGCATGCAACCACCACAAGGTGAATCCCTTACCGATTTCGCCGCGCGCGTCATCACCGGCTGGGAATCGCTGATGAATAATCCCAAATCGGGTCACAGCGCAATCATTTGCCACGGCGGCGTGATCCGCATCCTTATCGCCCACATACTCCAACTCGATTGGCGCAACCCCGCCCTATTCAAACAATTACAAATCGATTACGCGAGTTGTACGAGAATAGAAGTTGGGAATTTTAAGGGCGCGTTGCCGTTGATTAAATGGATTGGGAGACAGGAGAATAGTTAG
- a CDS encoding adenosylcobinamide-GDP ribazoletransferase, with protein MKNQLNLFFLALGFFSRIPMPKWVEYSPGKLNQSSRYLTLVGWLLGALVAAVFWGAQTLFPETISLWLAMLFSLLLTGAFHEDGLADTADGLGGAFARDKKLAIMKDSRIGTYGACALFMALIGKYLLLIENTDILIALLIAYPLSRATAVSLIADMQYVTDADTSKSKPIATTLSKTDLTILLISTLPIFLLVDHTSAVYLLACLLLVRTLAKLYLKKQLGGYTGDTLGAVQQISELVIYGVLLAS; from the coding sequence ATGAAAAACCAACTCAATTTATTTTTTCTCGCGCTCGGATTTTTCAGCCGGATTCCAATGCCGAAGTGGGTGGAATATTCACCGGGAAAACTCAACCAATCCAGCCGTTACTTAACGCTCGTCGGTTGGTTGCTGGGCGCACTGGTTGCCGCGGTATTTTGGGGAGCGCAAACGCTTTTTCCTGAAACCATCAGCTTGTGGTTGGCCATGCTATTTAGCCTGTTACTCACCGGTGCATTCCATGAAGACGGATTAGCGGACACTGCCGATGGTTTGGGCGGTGCTTTTGCGCGCGATAAAAAACTCGCGATTATGAAAGACAGCCGCATTGGCACTTATGGCGCTTGCGCACTGTTCATGGCATTGATTGGAAAATATTTATTGCTGATTGAAAACACCGACATTCTGATCGCGCTGCTTATCGCTTACCCGTTATCGCGTGCAACTGCCGTAAGTCTGATTGCCGATATGCAGTACGTCACCGATGCTGACACCAGCAAAAGCAAACCCATCGCCACCACGCTCAGCAAAACCGATCTCACCATTTTACTCATCAGCACACTGCCGATATTTTTGTTGGTGGATCACACCAGCGCAGTGTATTTGCTTGCCTGTCTGTTGCTGGTGCGCACACTGGCAAAACTGTATTTAAAAAAACAACTGGGCGGTTACACCGGCGATACCTTAGGTGCTGTGCAACAAATCAGTGAGCTGGTTATTTATGGGGTCTTGCTCGCATCATGA
- a CDS encoding MATE family efflux transporter has protein sequence MEPLPTDQQQTLPDHNQTLMQRMLQEWKQLALLGAPIFIAQLAQMANGVIDTVMAGHASAEDLAGVGIGTSMWVPVLLFFVGVLGALQPTISGHRGAGEFHKIMPAVWQGIYIAIAGMVLMVLLLVNLDPLLTLLKLDAATTAIADGYLSAFAWGVPALLLLTALRGLTDGLGHTRVIMVFSLISTLLNLPLNYAFIYGFDFGFFLLPAMGGIGCGWATSISNWVATLALLVYLNRSSIYKNFHLISNWASPKWNEINRLLKLGLPIGFTLFIEVSMFCMIALFLAPLGATTVAGHQIVLNAISLLFMLPMSLGMAITLRVSFLVGAQDTDEARLLARSSLLLALGIACINAPILFFGRDWLASLYTSDPEVQKVAAQLFMFGAIFQIADVIQVTMINVQRGYKDTKIPMFIMLISFWGISLPLGYALTFKEWITDPIGAPGFWMGLTVGLICAAILLTTRMLRFKPAASDHSSFVDAH, from the coding sequence GTGGAACCTTTACCGACTGACCAACAGCAAACCCTACCTGACCATAACCAGACACTTATGCAGCGCATGTTGCAAGAGTGGAAGCAGCTTGCGCTTTTGGGGGCGCCGATTTTTATTGCGCAGCTTGCGCAAATGGCGAATGGAGTTATTGATACGGTGATGGCCGGTCATGCCAGTGCGGAAGATTTGGCGGGGGTTGGTATAGGGACGAGTATGTGGGTGCCGGTGCTGTTGTTTTTTGTGGGTGTGTTGGGCGCGCTGCAGCCGACGATATCCGGCCACCGTGGCGCTGGGGAATTTCACAAGATTATGCCAGCTGTTTGGCAAGGTATTTATATTGCCATCGCCGGAATGGTGTTGATGGTGTTGCTTTTGGTGAATCTTGACCCTTTACTAACATTGCTGAAACTGGATGCAGCAACCACAGCAATTGCGGACGGTTATTTAAGTGCGTTTGCCTGGGGTGTTCCTGCGTTGCTGTTGCTGACTGCACTGCGTGGTCTTACCGATGGTTTAGGGCATACACGTGTGATCATGGTGTTTTCATTAATCAGTACGCTACTGAACCTGCCACTGAATTACGCGTTTATATATGGTTTTGATTTTGGATTTTTTCTACTGCCAGCAATGGGCGGTATTGGTTGTGGTTGGGCAACCAGTATTTCCAACTGGGTCGCAACACTTGCGCTGCTGGTGTATTTAAACCGCAGCAGCATTTACAAAAATTTCCATCTGATTAGCAATTGGGCATCCCCCAAATGGAACGAGATTAATCGCCTGCTAAAACTCGGGCTGCCGATTGGGTTTACGCTGTTTATTGAAGTCAGCATGTTTTGCATGATCGCATTATTTTTGGCACCACTGGGCGCAACAACGGTTGCAGGCCACCAGATTGTGTTGAACGCGATATCGCTGCTGTTTATGTTGCCCATGAGTTTGGGCATGGCAATTACGTTGCGCGTGAGCTTTTTGGTAGGCGCACAAGATACCGATGAAGCGCGCTTGCTTGCACGCAGTTCATTACTGCTCGCACTGGGAATTGCGTGCATAAATGCACCGATTTTATTTTTTGGCCGCGATTGGCTTGCCAGCCTTTACACCTCTGACCCTGAGGTGCAAAAAGTGGCTGCGCAGTTATTTATGTTCGGTGCTATTTTCCAAATTGCTGATGTTATCCAAGTGACTATGATCAACGTGCAACGCGGCTATAAAGATACCAAAATCCCAATGTTTATTATGCTGATTTCGTTCTGGGGAATTTCACTGCCGTTAGGTTATGCACTGACATTTAAAGAGTGGATCACCGACCCGATTGGCGCTCCGGGGTTTTGGATGGGATTGACCGTGGGATTAATTTGCGCCGCAATATTACTTACCACGCGGATGTTGCGCTTTAAACCGGCAGCAAGCGATCACTCATCTTTTGTTGACGCTCACTAA
- a CDS encoding DNA-binding protein → MANLIVRNVDDAIVQALKARAGLEGISAEAEHRKILERALLRPAKKSFADVLRSIPKVGDDSDFERLQDKDARDVFN, encoded by the coding sequence ATGGCAAATTTAATAGTACGCAATGTCGATGATGCGATTGTACAAGCATTGAAGGCTCGTGCTGGGCTGGAAGGCATCAGTGCGGAGGCTGAACATAGAAAAATTCTGGAGCGCGCGCTCTTGCGCCCAGCCAAAAAAAGCTTTGCCGATGTGCTTCGCTCTATTCCCAAGGTAGGGGATGATTCGGACTTTGAGCGTCTACAGGACAAGGATGCGCGAGATGTATTTAATTGA
- a CDS encoding M2 family metallopeptidase, whose amino-acid sequence MNKRQKIMTSRAIAVCVASVFLAACQPSADTKTEQKTTAKSTDEFIADVNQRYLDMNREMNAAQWAYVTYINEDTALIAAKTYERYMEFEKGVLAEAREFKQSPMSASTAKAYTNLTLGKTLLPPDTAAERAELAQLGTHMEGVYGAGKYCKTINGKQDCRDLNQLSDVLVKSRNYDELLDAWTGWRTVSPAYKNDYARFIEIANAGARAYGFSDLGASWKSGYDMPSADFEKDVERLWSQVEPLYQSLHCKVRTDLAKHYGVDKVPLDKPIPAHLLGNMWSQEWGNIYDLVTPYPGVGDLDVTAALVKSKKDAVAITKTAEQFFTSLGLRELPQSFWEKSMLTKPRDREVVCHASAWNMDAKDDVRIKECIEPTEAEFTTIHHELGHIYYYLAYNDKPYLFQNGANDGFHEAIGDTIVLSMTPDYLKQIGLIDKVEKNQQAVINQQMKMALDKVAFLPFGKIIDQWRWQVFSGKVKPEQYNQAWWQLVNQYQGIQSPVPRSETDFDAGAKYHIAANVPYTRYFIAHILQFQFHKALCDAAGFKGPLHECSIYNSKEAGAKLQAMLAAGASKPWQDVLEESIGTREMDASAILDYFAPLKTWLDEQNKGQACGW is encoded by the coding sequence ATGAATAAACGACAAAAAATAATGACCAGTCGTGCAATAGCCGTGTGCGTAGCGAGTGTTTTTTTAGCAGCGTGCCAGCCATCGGCAGATACAAAAACTGAACAAAAAACCACTGCAAAATCTACCGATGAATTTATTGCCGATGTTAACCAGCGCTATCTGGATATGAACCGCGAAATGAACGCGGCGCAATGGGCTTATGTTACTTATATCAATGAAGATACCGCGCTGATCGCCGCAAAAACCTATGAACGGTACATGGAGTTTGAAAAAGGCGTGCTGGCAGAAGCGCGCGAATTCAAACAATCACCAATGTCAGCATCCACCGCCAAGGCGTATACCAATTTAACCTTGGGTAAAACATTGTTACCACCCGACACTGCAGCGGAACGCGCAGAGCTTGCGCAATTGGGCACCCACATGGAAGGTGTTTACGGCGCAGGAAAATATTGCAAAACAATCAATGGTAAACAAGATTGCCGCGATTTAAACCAGCTTTCCGATGTGTTGGTCAAAAGCCGCAATTACGATGAATTACTGGATGCCTGGACGGGTTGGCGAACCGTTTCACCCGCGTACAAAAACGATTACGCGCGCTTTATTGAGATAGCGAACGCAGGCGCACGCGCATATGGTTTCAGTGATTTGGGTGCATCCTGGAAATCCGGTTACGACATGCCCTCTGCCGATTTTGAAAAAGATGTGGAGCGTCTTTGGTCGCAAGTAGAGCCGCTGTATCAATCCTTGCATTGCAAAGTGCGCACAGATCTCGCGAAACATTATGGTGTCGATAAAGTGCCGCTCGATAAACCCATCCCTGCGCATCTGCTGGGCAATATGTGGAGTCAGGAGTGGGGCAATATTTATGATCTGGTAACGCCTTACCCGGGCGTAGGTGATCTTGATGTGACAGCGGCGTTAGTGAAAAGCAAAAAAGATGCAGTAGCGATTACGAAAACAGCCGAGCAGTTTTTTACCTCGCTCGGGTTGCGCGAATTACCGCAAAGCTTTTGGGAAAAATCCATGCTCACCAAACCGCGTGACCGCGAAGTGGTGTGTCATGCCAGTGCCTGGAATATGGATGCAAAAGACGATGTGCGTATTAAAGAATGTATAGAGCCGACGGAAGCGGAATTTACCACCATCCATCATGAGCTTGGCCATATTTATTATTACCTTGCCTACAACGACAAACCCTATTTATTTCAAAACGGTGCAAACGATGGTTTCCATGAAGCCATAGGCGACACCATTGTGTTATCCATGACGCCTGATTATTTAAAGCAAATTGGTTTGATCGATAAGGTGGAAAAAAATCAGCAAGCAGTTATCAACCAACAAATGAAAATGGCGCTGGATAAAGTTGCCTTTTTACCTTTTGGAAAAATTATTGATCAATGGCGCTGGCAAGTGTTTTCCGGAAAAGTAAAACCGGAGCAATACAATCAAGCCTGGTGGCAGCTGGTCAACCAATATCAAGGTATCCAATCGCCGGTGCCGCGTAGTGAAACGGATTTTGATGCGGGCGCAAAATACCATATCGCCGCTAACGTACCTTACACCCGTTATTTTATTGCCCACATTTTGCAATTCCAATTCCACAAAGCCTTATGCGATGCGGCGGGTTTTAAAGGTCCCTTGCATGAGTGTTCGATTTACAACAGCAAAGAAGCGGGCGCAAAACTGCAGGCGATGTTAGCGGCCGGTGCAAGTAAACCCTGGCAAGATGTGTTGGAAGAATCCATCGGCACCCGCGAGATGGATGCCTCTGCCATTCTGGATTATTTCGCGCCGCTCAAAACTTGGTTGGATGAGCAAAATAAAGGGCAGGCGTGTGGTTGGTGA